A genomic window from Flintibacter sp. KGMB00164 includes:
- the galE gene encoding UDP-glucose 4-epimerase GalE, translated as MAILVLGGAGYIGSHTVYELIDAGRDVVVADNLLTGFRAAVHPKARFYQLDIRDRSALDELFTKEKIEGVIHFAASSQVGESMSDPLKYYDNNLHGTMVLLQAMVAHGVDKIVFSSTAATYGEPERVPILETDRTDPTNCYGETKLAMEHMMRWVSRAHGLKYVALRYFNACGAHPSGAIGEAHNPETHLIPLILQVPNGQREKISIFGDDYPTKDGTCIRDYIHVSDLAQAHILALDHLLQGGESDVFNLGNGVGFTVKEVIDVARAVTGHPIPAETCPRRAGDPAQLIASSKKAVEQLGWKPKYNDLNTIIASAWKWHSAHPRGYEEA; from the coding sequence ATGGCTATTCTTGTTTTGGGCGGAGCCGGCTACATTGGCTCCCATACCGTTTATGAACTCATTGACGCCGGCCGGGACGTGGTGGTGGCCGACAACCTGCTCACCGGTTTTCGTGCCGCGGTCCATCCCAAGGCCCGCTTTTATCAGCTGGACATCCGGGACCGCAGCGCCCTGGATGAGCTGTTCACCAAGGAGAAGATCGAAGGCGTGATCCACTTTGCCGCCTCCTCTCAGGTGGGCGAGTCCATGTCCGATCCTCTCAAGTACTACGACAACAACCTTCACGGAACCATGGTGCTCCTCCAGGCCATGGTGGCCCACGGAGTGGACAAGATCGTCTTCTCCTCCACCGCCGCCACCTACGGTGAGCCTGAGCGGGTACCCATCCTGGAGACCGACCGCACCGATCCTACCAACTGCTACGGCGAGACCAAGCTGGCTATGGAGCACATGATGCGCTGGGTCTCCCGGGCTCACGGTCTGAAGTATGTGGCTCTGCGCTACTTCAATGCCTGCGGCGCCCACCCCTCCGGTGCCATCGGTGAGGCTCACAACCCTGAGACCCACCTCATTCCTCTGATCCTTCAGGTGCCAAACGGCCAGCGGGAGAAGATCTCCATCTTCGGTGACGACTATCCCACCAAGGACGGCACCTGCATCCGGGACTACATCCACGTCTCTGACCTGGCCCAGGCTCACATCCTGGCTCTGGACCACCTGCTCCAGGGCGGCGAAAGCGACGTGTTCAACCTGGGCAACGGCGTGGGCTTCACCGTAAAGGAAGTCATCGACGTGGCCCGGGCTGTCACCGGCCACCCCATTCCCGCCGAGACCTGCCCCCGCCGGGCCGGCGACCCCGCTCAGCTTATCGCCTCCTCCAAGAAGGCGGTGGAGCAGCTGGGCTGGAAACCCAAGTACAACGACCTGAACACCATTATTGCTTCTGCCTGGAAGTGGCACAGTGCCCACCCCAGAGGCTATGAGGAGGCTTAA
- a CDS encoding galactokinase family protein has protein sequence MRTCESLRRSLSAGECDQILASLYALDGADSSLAAARARALRAVEEFQSAFSPAEDTAAALFSGPGRTEIGGNHTDHQHGHVLCGSVDLDMICCAAPNGLNVIRIISEGYPALEVELDQLLPRPEERNTSAALVRGVAAKIQELGHKVGGFDAWATSSVLSGSGLSSSAAYEVLVGNIVNHFFCEGALTPIQIAKIGQYAENVYFGKPCGLMDQMGSSVGGAVAIDFADPTAPVVRKVDYDFSKSGHALCIVDTGSCHADLTDDYAEITQEMGAVAAHFGKQFLRDVPEEQFRAELPSLRVRCGDRAVLRALHFYDDDRRAVEEADALEAGDFDRFLALVNASGISSSLYLQNTWSIADPKQQAIPMALAIGQELLEGTGAIRVHGGGFAGTIQAFVPVEKLTVFKSGMEKLLGTGMCHILHIRPQGGCVILA, from the coding sequence ATGCGAACTTGTGAATCTTTGCGCCGTTCCCTGTCCGCCGGAGAGTGTGACCAGATCCTTGCCAGCCTGTATGCCCTGGACGGCGCGGACAGCAGCCTGGCTGCCGCCCGTGCCCGCGCTCTGCGTGCGGTAGAGGAGTTCCAGTCTGCCTTCTCCCCCGCCGAAGATACTGCTGCCGCTCTGTTCAGCGGCCCCGGCCGCACCGAGATCGGCGGCAACCACACCGACCATCAGCACGGCCATGTGCTGTGCGGCAGCGTGGATCTGGACATGATCTGCTGCGCCGCTCCCAACGGCCTGAATGTCATCCGCATCATCTCCGAGGGCTACCCCGCCCTGGAGGTGGAACTGGACCAGCTGCTCCCCCGCCCGGAGGAGCGCAACACCTCCGCCGCTCTGGTGCGGGGCGTGGCGGCCAAGATTCAGGAGCTGGGCCACAAGGTGGGCGGTTTTGACGCCTGGGCCACCTCCAGCGTGCTGTCCGGTTCCGGCCTGTCCTCCTCCGCCGCCTACGAGGTGCTGGTGGGCAACATCGTCAACCACTTCTTCTGTGAGGGCGCCCTTACCCCCATTCAGATCGCCAAGATCGGCCAGTACGCCGAGAACGTCTATTTCGGCAAGCCCTGCGGCCTGATGGACCAGATGGGCTCCTCCGTGGGCGGTGCGGTGGCCATTGACTTCGCCGACCCCACCGCCCCTGTGGTGCGGAAGGTGGACTACGACTTCTCCAAGTCTGGCCACGCCCTGTGCATTGTGGACACCGGCTCCTGCCATGCCGACCTCACCGACGACTACGCCGAAATTACCCAGGAAATGGGCGCCGTGGCCGCTCACTTCGGAAAGCAGTTCCTGCGGGACGTGCCCGAGGAACAGTTCCGCGCGGAGCTTCCCTCCCTGCGGGTACGCTGCGGCGACCGTGCCGTGCTGCGGGCTCTCCACTTCTATGACGACGACCGCCGTGCCGTAGAGGAGGCCGATGCCCTGGAGGCGGGTGACTTTGACCGCTTCCTGGCTCTGGTGAATGCCTCCGGCATCTCCTCCTCCCTGTATCTGCAGAACACCTGGTCCATCGCCGATCCCAAGCAGCAGGCCATCCCCATGGCTCTGGCCATCGGCCAGGAACTGCTGGAGGGCACCGGCGCTATCCGGGTCCACGGCGGCGGCTTTGCCGGCACCATCCAGGCTTTTGTTCCCGTGGAGAAGCTGACCGTCTTCAAGAGCGGCATGGAGAAGCTGCTGGGCACCGGCATGTGCCATATCCTCCACATCCGTCCTCAGGGCGGCTGCGTCATTCTGGCTTAA
- a CDS encoding LacI family DNA-binding transcriptional regulator has translation MATLKELADRTGCSPAAISRILNADPTLSVSEETRRRVLEEAGRLNYSASKSRRGRAPKPLMRVGLAEMLSSSRQLDDPYFLYLGNHVRQGCQERKYACVPLEHREGGFLLPEGETVDGIVAIGYFPPEQIQALETISKHLVFLDFSPDEIRYDSVELGYELGIRLALEALTALGHRRLAFAGPADRPYGQLGPEPRYQAFLQLTAPQPQLSCQVVSCPMQGRAIEPNLAELFSHPQDRPTALLCANEEIALAAVRTAEHLGLDIPGDLSVVSFNDTPRSALVRPALTSVSVHTQEMANAALRLLAERVLGSVPAPRTWPQKVVVPPSLSLRESTGPSNC, from the coding sequence ATGGCGACCCTGAAAGAATTAGCTGACCGTACCGGCTGCTCTCCGGCGGCCATCTCCCGCATCCTCAACGCGGACCCCACCCTCTCTGTCAGCGAGGAGACCCGCCGCCGCGTTCTGGAAGAGGCCGGACGCTTGAATTACTCCGCCTCCAAGAGCCGACGGGGCCGGGCTCCCAAGCCGCTGATGCGCGTGGGACTGGCCGAAATGCTCTCCAGCTCCCGCCAGCTGGATGACCCTTACTTCCTCTACCTGGGCAACCACGTGCGCCAGGGCTGTCAGGAGCGGAAATATGCCTGTGTCCCCCTGGAGCACCGGGAGGGCGGTTTTCTCCTGCCTGAAGGCGAGACGGTAGACGGTATCGTGGCCATCGGCTACTTCCCGCCCGAACAGATCCAGGCTCTGGAGACCATCTCCAAACATCTGGTCTTTCTGGACTTCTCCCCGGACGAGATTCGCTACGACTCGGTGGAGCTGGGCTACGAGCTGGGTATCCGTCTGGCTCTGGAGGCCCTCACCGCTCTGGGCCACCGCCGCCTGGCCTTTGCAGGCCCTGCGGACCGGCCTTACGGCCAGCTGGGACCAGAGCCCCGGTACCAGGCTTTTCTCCAGCTCACCGCGCCTCAGCCCCAGCTGAGCTGCCAGGTGGTCTCCTGCCCCATGCAGGGCCGGGCCATCGAACCTAATCTCGCCGAGCTGTTCTCCCACCCACAGGACCGTCCTACTGCCCTGCTTTGTGCCAACGAGGAGATTGCCCTGGCCGCCGTGCGCACGGCCGAGCATCTGGGCCTGGACATTCCGGGGGATCTTTCGGTAGTCTCCTTCAATGACACGCCCCGTTCCGCTCTGGTACGCCCTGCCCTCACCTCCGTATCCGTCCACACCCAGGAAATGGCCAACGCCGCCCTGCGTCTGCTGGCCGAACGGGTGCTTGGCAGTGTCCCTGCCCCCCGCACTTGGCCGCAAAAAGTGGTCGTCCCCCCCTCCCTCTCTCTGCGGGAGAGTACCGGTCCGTCTAACTGCTGA
- a CDS encoding GntR family transcriptional regulator has product MLAFDSFRMEEGVPIYLQIMRFVERSVAAGTARDQEELPSRRTLSAMLGVNPNTVQKAYRLLEEEGLMESRSGAKSVLTLDERKVRDVRTKLLEGEIAVLVAALKETGNSKEEALELVARLWDREGGEL; this is encoded by the coding sequence TTGCTTGCCTTTGATTCCTTCCGCATGGAAGAGGGAGTACCCATCTATTTGCAGATCATGCGCTTTGTAGAGCGCTCCGTGGCTGCCGGAACGGCTCGGGACCAGGAGGAGCTGCCCTCCCGCCGTACCCTGTCCGCCATGCTAGGGGTCAACCCCAACACGGTGCAGAAGGCCTACCGGCTGCTGGAGGAGGAGGGACTGATGGAGTCCCGCTCCGGAGCAAAAAGTGTACTGACGCTGGACGAGAGGAAGGTGCGGGACGTGCGGACCAAGCTGTTGGAAGGCGAAATCGCCGTACTGGTAGCGGCTCTGAAGGAGACGGGCAACTCGAAAGAGGAGGCCCTAGAATTGGTGGCCCGGCTGTGGGACCGGGAAGGAGGAGAACTATGA
- a CDS encoding ABC transporter ATP-binding protein, with protein sequence MLELKQVIKQYGSKTALDGVDLKIPQGEIVGLFGENGAGKTTLMKCVFGFIPYKGTITLDGEPITPKNITRLSFATCEHSFFPNLSPESHRQFYQEHFPNFRDKRFRALLDFFELPVHKPARSFSTGQKNQLEVILALSQGADYILMDEPFAGNDVFNREDFYKVLLGILEPNETVLLSTHLLEEVEHFIGRALLLQKGKLVGDVTTLELEEQGKTLMDFVKETYRYKADRVVQALKDLTGEEEP encoded by the coding sequence ATGTTGGAGTTGAAGCAAGTAATCAAGCAATACGGAAGCAAGACGGCTCTGGACGGGGTGGACCTGAAAATCCCTCAGGGTGAGATCGTGGGATTGTTTGGCGAGAACGGCGCAGGAAAAACGACCCTGATGAAGTGTGTCTTTGGCTTTATCCCATATAAAGGTACCATCACCCTGGACGGAGAGCCCATCACCCCGAAAAATATTACCCGGCTCTCCTTTGCCACCTGCGAGCACTCCTTCTTTCCCAATCTCAGTCCGGAGAGCCACCGGCAGTTTTATCAGGAGCATTTTCCCAACTTCCGGGACAAACGGTTCCGGGCGCTGCTGGATTTCTTCGAGTTGCCCGTCCATAAACCTGCCCGTTCTTTTTCCACTGGGCAGAAAAACCAGCTGGAAGTAATTTTGGCCCTGAGCCAGGGAGCGGACTATATTCTGATGGACGAACCCTTCGCAGGCAACGACGTATTTAACCGGGAAGACTTTTATAAGGTGCTGCTGGGAATTCTGGAGCCCAATGAGACGGTGCTGCTCTCAACTCATCTGCTGGAGGAGGTGGAGCATTTTATCGGTCGGGCGCTGCTGCTGCAAAAGGGCAAGCTGGTGGGAGATGTGACTACCCTGGAGCTGGAGGAGCAGGGCAAGACCCTCATGGACTTTGTCAAGGAGACCTACCGCTACAAGGCCGACCGTGTGGTTCAGGCTCTGAAAGATCTGACGGGAGAGGAGGAGCCATGA
- a CDS encoding phosphoketolase family protein, whose product MSKKDPLTREQVRDINAWWRAANYLSACQLYLLDNPLLREPLRPEHLKRSIVGHWGTCPGQNFIYTHLNRAIVKYDLDMIYISGPGHGGNAIVAQDYLDGSYSEIYPNISQDTEGMKKLFKQFSFPGGIPSTASPETPGSINDGGELGYSLAHAFGAVMDNPDLIAACVVGDGEAETGPLATSWHSNKFLNPITDGAVLPILHLNGFKISNPSVFSRLTREETEMFFKGCGWEPRFVEGDDPKQMHQKMAAAMDWAVREIQRIQEYARSSGSVERPRWPMIVFRSPKGWTGPAQVDGKPSEGSWRAHQIPIPVWDGKPGRLEELEAWLRSYHPEELFDEHGALIPRLQELAPKGDRRMGANPHANGGLLLRDLRTPDFREYGVAVPQPGAVEAQDTQVLGGYVRDLIKRNLKSRNFRVFGPDVTSSNQLSAMLQATGRRWTDQDQEDLSNHLDQDGRVMDSMLSEHMCQGWLEGYLLTGRHGFFTCYEAFIRIVDSMVAQHAKWLKVCRQLPWRQKIASLNYVLSSNVWQQDHNGYTHQDPGFLDHVANKKADVVRLYLPPDANCLLSCFDHCIKSRNYINVIVASKHPRPQWLTMDQAVKHCTQGIGIWQWASNDRGVEPDVIMACCGDTPTLETLAAVTILHHYLPQLKIRVVNVVDLMKLQPHTEHPHGLTDEDYDAIFTKDKPIIFAFHGYPTLVHELTYRRHNKNLHVRGYKEEGTITTPFDMRVQNDIDRFDLVIDTVMRLPQLGNSAAYLIQEMKDKLIEHHQYITTHGQDMPEIRNWAWNEGKGIYPD is encoded by the coding sequence ATGTCCAAAAAGGACCCCCTTACCCGGGAGCAGGTCCGGGACATCAACGCCTGGTGGCGTGCAGCCAACTACCTGTCCGCCTGCCAGCTCTACTTACTGGACAACCCCCTGCTCCGGGAGCCCCTGCGTCCCGAGCACCTGAAGCGCTCCATTGTGGGCCACTGGGGCACCTGTCCGGGGCAGAACTTTATCTATACCCATCTCAATCGAGCCATTGTCAAGTATGATCTCGATATGATCTATATCTCCGGACCCGGTCATGGCGGCAATGCTATTGTCGCTCAGGACTACCTGGACGGCTCTTACAGTGAGATCTATCCCAACATCAGCCAGGATACGGAGGGAATGAAGAAGCTCTTCAAGCAGTTCTCTTTCCCCGGCGGCATCCCCAGTACTGCCTCCCCCGAGACCCCCGGCTCCATCAATGACGGAGGCGAACTGGGCTACTCTCTGGCCCACGCCTTCGGTGCGGTCATGGACAACCCCGACCTCATCGCTGCCTGCGTGGTGGGCGACGGCGAGGCAGAGACCGGCCCCCTGGCCACCTCCTGGCACTCCAACAAGTTTTTGAATCCCATCACCGACGGTGCCGTGCTGCCCATTCTCCACCTCAACGGTTTCAAGATCTCTAACCCCAGTGTATTCTCCCGTCTCACTCGGGAGGAAACCGAGATGTTCTTTAAGGGCTGCGGCTGGGAACCTCGCTTTGTGGAGGGGGACGATCCCAAGCAGATGCACCAGAAGATGGCCGCCGCCATGGACTGGGCGGTGCGTGAGATCCAGCGTATCCAGGAGTACGCCCGCAGCAGCGGCAGTGTGGAGCGTCCCCGCTGGCCCATGATCGTTTTCCGCTCCCCCAAGGGGTGGACCGGTCCTGCCCAGGTGGATGGCAAGCCCTCCGAAGGCAGCTGGCGTGCCCACCAGATCCCCATTCCCGTATGGGACGGCAAGCCCGGCCGCCTGGAGGAGCTGGAGGCATGGCTGCGCAGCTACCATCCCGAGGAGCTCTTTGACGAGCACGGCGCTCTTATTCCCCGCCTGCAGGAGCTGGCCCCTAAGGGAGATCGGCGGATGGGAGCCAACCCCCATGCCAACGGCGGCCTGCTGCTGCGGGACCTGCGCACCCCCGATTTCCGTGAATACGGTGTCGCGGTGCCCCAGCCCGGCGCGGTGGAGGCTCAGGACACCCAGGTGCTGGGCGGCTACGTGCGGGATCTCATCAAACGCAATCTGAAATCCCGGAACTTCCGGGTCTTTGGCCCTGACGTCACCTCCTCCAACCAGCTTTCCGCCATGCTCCAGGCCACCGGCCGGCGCTGGACCGACCAGGACCAGGAGGATTTGAGCAACCATCTGGACCAGGACGGCCGGGTGATGGACTCCATGCTCTCCGAGCACATGTGCCAGGGCTGGCTGGAGGGCTATCTGCTCACCGGACGCCACGGCTTCTTCACCTGCTATGAGGCTTTTATCCGCATCGTGGACTCCATGGTGGCTCAGCACGCCAAGTGGCTGAAGGTGTGCCGTCAGCTCCCCTGGCGGCAGAAGATCGCCTCTCTCAACTACGTGCTCTCCTCCAACGTCTGGCAGCAGGACCACAACGGCTACACCCACCAGGACCCCGGCTTTCTGGACCACGTGGCCAACAAGAAAGCCGATGTGGTGCGCCTCTACCTTCCCCCCGATGCCAACTGCCTGCTCAGCTGCTTTGACCACTGCATCAAGAGCCGCAACTACATCAACGTCATTGTGGCCTCCAAGCATCCCCGTCCCCAGTGGCTCACCATGGACCAGGCGGTGAAGCACTGCACCCAGGGCATCGGCATCTGGCAGTGGGCCTCCAACGACCGGGGCGTGGAGCCCGACGTGATCATGGCCTGCTGCGGCGATACCCCCACGCTGGAGACTCTGGCGGCGGTGACCATTCTGCACCACTACCTGCCCCAGTTGAAGATCCGTGTGGTCAATGTGGTGGACCTGATGAAGCTCCAGCCCCACACCGAGCACCCCCACGGTCTCACCGACGAGGACTACGACGCCATCTTTACCAAGGACAAGCCCATCATCTTCGCCTTCCACGGCTATCCCACCCTGGTCCACGAGCTTACCTACCGCCGCCACAACAAGAACCTCCACGTGCGCGGCTATAAGGAAGAAGGCACTATCACCACTCCCTTCGACATGCGGGTCCAAAATGATATCGACCGCTTTGATCTGGTCATTGACACGGTGATGCGCCTGCCCCAGCTGGGCAACAGCGCCGCCTATCTCATCCAGGAGATGAAGGACAAGCTCATTGAGCACCACCAGTACATCACCACCCACGGCCAGGACATGCCCGAGATCCGCAACTGGGCCTGGAACGAGGGCAAGGGCATCTATCCGGATTAA
- the leuA gene encoding 2-isopropylmalate synthase, with the protein MNPGYTKYIPFQPQKIEGRTWPDHVITKAPVWCSVDLRDGNQALVDPMNLQEKLEYFHTLLDIGVKEIEIGFPSASETEYEICRELIEGGHIPDDVTIQVLVQAREHLIKKTFEAIKGAKNVILHFYNSTSTLQRKVVFHMDMEGITKIATDAADLIYEMSQPMIEEGMNLRFEYSPESFMGTEMDYAVDICQAVLEHLHATPENKVILNLPTTVENCMPNQFADMLEYFCRKLPSRDCAIISLHPHNDRGCGVATAEMGLLAGAERVEATLFGNGERTGNVDMVTLAMNMWTQGVDPELDFSNINKIKDMYERCTKMPVGDRQPYAGKLVFTAFSGSHQDAINKGTQYMKESGSDFWEIPYLPIDPADVGREYEPIIRINSQSGKGGAAYIMEHNFGFDLPKAMHPEFGHIVQVETDAVGKEITPERINELFHQEYVDVKEPYKLLKHAFQESVDNEGHSHVTFWGTLQHTDTIFKVSGEGNGPIDAFFNAIKGEKMARFSFLDYSSHAITDGSDSQGVAYILLKDQRDGKEYWGVGLSHNINLAPLRAILSAINRAKRK; encoded by the coding sequence ATGAATCCCGGATACACAAAGTACATTCCCTTCCAGCCCCAGAAGATCGAGGGGCGCACCTGGCCTGACCATGTCATCACCAAAGCTCCTGTCTGGTGCTCGGTAGACCTGCGGGACGGCAACCAGGCTCTGGTGGACCCCATGAATCTTCAGGAAAAGCTGGAATATTTCCATACCCTGCTGGATATCGGCGTCAAAGAGATTGAGATTGGCTTCCCCTCCGCCAGCGAGACGGAATATGAGATCTGCCGTGAGCTCATCGAGGGCGGTCACATCCCCGATGACGTGACCATCCAGGTACTGGTACAGGCCCGGGAGCACCTCATCAAGAAGACCTTTGAGGCCATCAAGGGCGCCAAGAACGTCATTCTCCACTTCTATAACTCCACCTCCACCCTCCAGCGCAAGGTGGTCTTCCACATGGACATGGAGGGCATCACCAAGATCGCTACCGACGCGGCCGACCTCATCTACGAGATGTCCCAGCCCATGATTGAGGAGGGCATGAACCTGCGCTTTGAGTACTCCCCCGAGTCCTTTATGGGCACGGAGATGGACTATGCCGTAGACATCTGCCAGGCCGTGCTGGAGCACCTCCACGCCACCCCGGAGAACAAGGTCATCCTGAACCTGCCCACCACCGTGGAGAACTGCATGCCCAACCAGTTTGCCGACATGCTGGAGTACTTCTGCAGAAAACTCCCCTCCCGGGACTGCGCTATTATCTCCCTGCACCCCCACAATGACCGCGGCTGCGGCGTAGCCACCGCCGAGATGGGACTGCTTGCTGGTGCCGAGCGGGTGGAGGCCACCCTCTTCGGCAACGGCGAGCGCACCGGCAACGTGGATATGGTCACCCTGGCCATGAACATGTGGACCCAGGGCGTGGACCCTGAGCTGGACTTCTCCAACATCAACAAGATCAAGGACATGTACGAGCGCTGCACCAAGATGCCCGTGGGCGACCGGCAGCCCTACGCCGGCAAGCTGGTGTTCACCGCTTTCTCCGGCAGCCACCAGGACGCCATCAACAAGGGCACTCAGTATATGAAGGAGAGCGGCAGCGACTTCTGGGAGATCCCCTATCTGCCCATCGACCCCGCCGACGTGGGCCGGGAATACGAGCCCATTATCCGCATCAACTCCCAGTCGGGCAAGGGCGGCGCCGCCTATATCATGGAGCACAACTTCGGCTTCGATCTGCCCAAGGCCATGCACCCGGAGTTTGGCCACATCGTTCAGGTGGAGACCGACGCGGTGGGCAAGGAGATCACTCCCGAGCGCATCAACGAGCTTTTCCACCAGGAATATGTGGACGTCAAGGAGCCCTACAAGCTGCTTAAGCACGCCTTCCAGGAGAGCGTGGACAACGAGGGTCACTCCCACGTCACCTTCTGGGGCACCCTCCAGCACACCGATACTATCTTTAAGGTATCCGGCGAGGGCAACGGCCCCATCGACGCCTTCTTCAACGCCATCAAGGGCGAGAAGATGGCCCGCTTCTCCTTCCTGGACTACTCCTCCCACGCCATTACCGACGGTTCCGACTCCCAGGGCGTGGCCTATATCCTGCTGAAGGACCAGCGGGATGGGAAAGAGTATTGGGGCGTGGGCCTGTCTCACAACATTAACCTGGCTCCTCTCCGCGCCATTCTGTCCGCCATTAACCGCGCCAAGCGGAAATAA
- the trmD gene encoding tRNA (guanosine(37)-N1)-methyltransferase TrmD, whose product MYRIDIMTLFPDVVGDMLCESILGRAQERGYIRIECHQIRDYTLNKQRQVDDYPYGGGRGAVMQADPLYQCWKHICDEAGERIHTIYMSPAGKTFDQADARRLRDDYERLILVCGHYEGIDERFIEECVDEEISIGDFVLTGGEIPAMAVADAVCRLVPGVLSDPSCYENESHWNGMLEAPQYSRPEVWHDRAVPAILRSGNHAKVDQWRRKQSILRTRHRRPDLYAKLDLTSKADRKLLKELEEETGEKFL is encoded by the coding sequence ATGTACCGTATCGATATTATGACGTTATTCCCCGACGTGGTAGGAGATATGCTGTGTGAGTCCATTCTGGGCCGGGCTCAGGAGCGGGGCTATATCCGCATTGAGTGCCACCAGATCCGGGACTATACCTTAAATAAACAGCGGCAGGTGGACGACTACCCCTACGGCGGCGGCCGGGGGGCCGTGATGCAGGCCGATCCTCTCTACCAGTGCTGGAAGCACATCTGCGACGAGGCAGGGGAGCGGATCCATACCATTTATATGTCTCCCGCAGGCAAGACCTTTGATCAGGCCGACGCCCGGCGGCTGCGGGACGATTATGAGCGCCTGATCCTGGTTTGCGGCCACTACGAGGGTATTGACGAGCGTTTTATTGAGGAGTGTGTGGACGAGGAGATCTCCATCGGGGACTTTGTTCTCACCGGCGGAGAAATTCCTGCCATGGCGGTGGCCGATGCTGTGTGCCGTCTGGTGCCCGGCGTGCTCTCCGACCCCTCCTGCTATGAGAATGAGAGCCACTGGAACGGTATGCTGGAGGCTCCCCAGTACTCCCGGCCCGAGGTTTGGCATGATCGGGCTGTGCCCGCCATCCTGCGCTCCGGAAACCATGCTAAGGTGGACCAGTGGCGGCGCAAGCAGTCTATTCTCCGTACCCGTCACCGCCGTCCCGACCTGTATGCCAAGCTGGATCTTACCAGCAAGGCCGACCGCAAGCTGCTCAAAGAGCTGGAGGAGGAGACGGGGGAGAAGTTCCTCTAA
- a CDS encoding DegV family protein produces MSFKIVVDSCCDLTAQMLKDPCFVKVPLTIHSNGSTFVDDDTFDQADLLWSMKQSEQAPSTACPSPQAYLDAYQCGVEDVYVVTLSALLSGSHNSAEQARVLLEEDEPGVNVHVFNSCSAAAGEVLVALKIRELAQSGMPFKKVVREVEQYIYQMQTMFVLETLENLRKNGRLTKLQAVVTGALKIKLFMGATPEGEICKLGQALSMKQALSKLVDKIASDPNHVGRTLVICHCNCKERAEKVKEQILAKCQVGEILVVGAGGITTVYANDGGVVVAY; encoded by the coding sequence ATGAGTTTTAAGATTGTTGTGGACAGCTGCTGCGACCTGACCGCTCAGATGCTGAAAGATCCCTGCTTTGTCAAGGTGCCGCTGACCATTCACTCCAATGGCAGTACCTTTGTGGATGACGATACCTTTGACCAGGCCGACCTGCTCTGGTCTATGAAGCAGAGTGAGCAGGCTCCTTCCACCGCCTGCCCCTCTCCTCAGGCCTATCTGGATGCCTATCAGTGCGGCGTGGAGGACGTATATGTGGTTACTCTGTCCGCCTTGCTCAGCGGTTCCCACAACAGCGCCGAACAGGCTCGGGTGCTGCTGGAAGAGGACGAGCCCGGTGTCAATGTGCATGTGTTCAACTCCTGCTCCGCGGCCGCGGGTGAGGTGCTGGTGGCGCTGAAGATCCGGGAACTGGCCCAGTCCGGCATGCCCTTTAAAAAGGTCGTGCGGGAGGTGGAGCAGTATATCTACCAGATGCAGACTATGTTTGTGCTGGAGACTCTGGAAAACCTGCGCAAGAATGGCCGCCTGACCAAGCTGCAGGCGGTGGTTACCGGCGCGCTGAAAATTAAGCTGTTTATGGGTGCTACTCCTGAGGGCGAGATCTGCAAGCTGGGCCAGGCTCTGTCCATGAAGCAGGCCCTGAGCAAGCTGGTGGATAAGATCGCTTCCGACCCCAACCATGTGGGCCGTACCCTGGTCATCTGCCACTGCAACTGCAAAGAGCGGGCAGAGAAGGTTAAGGAGCAGATCCTTGCCAAGTGCCAGGTAGGTGAGATCCTGGTGGTGGGTGCGGGAGGCATCACCACTGTTTATGCCAACGATGGCGGCGTGGTCGTGGCCTATTGA
- a CDS encoding hydrolase, with protein MTREQAWALLTQYNKEPFHLRHAITVEHVMGWFAQKLGYGEEKEFWSQVGLLHDLDFEMWPEEHCVKSQELMREAGVDEAIIRATACHGWGHCVDIKPEHEMEKVLFACDELTGLIGAAALMRPSKSVSDMELKSLKKKFKDKKFAAGCSRDVIAQGAEMLGWDLDKLLDLTLSAMRDEEEAIEAAVAAL; from the coding sequence ATGACAAGAGAGCAGGCCTGGGCATTGCTGACCCAGTATAATAAGGAGCCCTTTCACCTCCGCCACGCCATTACGGTGGAGCATGTGATGGGCTGGTTTGCCCAAAAACTGGGCTACGGGGAGGAGAAGGAGTTCTGGTCCCAGGTTGGGCTGCTCCACGATCTGGATTTTGAGATGTGGCCGGAGGAGCACTGTGTCAAGTCTCAGGAGCTGATGCGCGAGGCTGGCGTGGATGAGGCCATCATCCGGGCCACTGCCTGTCACGGTTGGGGCCACTGTGTGGACATCAAGCCGGAGCACGAGATGGAGAAGGTGCTCTTTGCCTGCGACGAGCTGACCGGACTGATCGGTGCCGCCGCTCTCATGCGTCCCTCCAAGAGTGTGTCCGATATGGAGCTCAAATCCCTGAAAAAGAAGTTTAAGGATAAGAAGTTTGCCGCCGGCTGCTCTCGGGATGTGATCGCCCAGGGGGCTGAGATGCTGGGCTGGGATCTGGATAAGCTGCTGGATCTTACCTTGTCCGCCATGCGGGATGAAGAAGAGGCCATCGAGGCCGCTGTGGCTGCCCTTTAA